The proteins below are encoded in one region of Armatimonadota bacterium:
- a CDS encoding Gfo/Idh/MocA family oxidoreductase, protein MKRAIRLGIVGCAEGGHGRIWADLLSRPEGAKFGMTPANVWDADPQAAAATAAAVGATRVSEPWEAGEQVEGILITELFPERYLELGRPFLEAGKRVFFNRPFAGSMEQATEIVRLARRYHAKIYSASALFHTAAARRAQRQLADIGPLAVFTVTGPTDHLVFYLPHAIACLTSVLGTGISRVQAVSLDRTPEHPHLASAPVVVYVEYGADAPVGPARGVMQMIGPGASWYGFRLKMFGAEREGKEIRFEVSYDSLLRHMARFFRTGVEPVPHQVLLEKTAVFYAALRSAEQGGRPVEVSEMIAASGRMADAPALPKGIGA, encoded by the coding sequence ATGAAACGGGCGATCCGACTGGGGATAGTCGGCTGTGCGGAGGGAGGCCACGGCAGAATCTGGGCGGACCTGCTGTCCCGGCCGGAAGGCGCGAAGTTCGGCATGACCCCAGCGAACGTCTGGGACGCGGACCCGCAGGCGGCCGCGGCGACGGCGGCGGCCGTGGGGGCGACGCGCGTCAGCGAACCCTGGGAAGCGGGAGAGCAGGTCGAGGGCATCCTCATCACCGAGCTCTTCCCTGAGCGCTACCTCGAACTCGGCCGCCCGTTCCTGGAGGCGGGCAAGCGCGTCTTCTTCAATCGGCCCTTCGCCGGCAGCATGGAGCAGGCCACCGAAATCGTCCGCCTGGCGCGCCGGTACCATGCGAAGATCTACTCCGCCTCCGCTCTCTTTCACACCGCCGCGGCCAGGCGGGCGCAGCGGCAGCTCGCCGACATCGGCCCCCTCGCGGTGTTCACCGTGACCGGGCCCACTGACCATCTTGTCTTCTACCTCCCCCACGCGATCGCGTGCCTGACGAGCGTCCTGGGAACCGGCATCAGCAGGGTGCAAGCGGTCAGCCTCGACCGGACGCCCGAACACCCGCACCTCGCCAGCGCCCCGGTCGTGGTCTATGTCGAGTACGGCGCCGACGCGCCGGTGGGCCCCGCCCGCGGTGTGATGCAGATGATCGGCCCCGGCGCAAGCTGGTATGGATTCCGGCTGAAGATGTTTGGGGCCGAGCGCGAGGGAAAGGAGATCCGCTTCGAAGTCTCCTACGACTCGCTGCTGAGGCACATGGCCCGCTTCTTCCGCACCGGCGTCGAGCCGGTGCCCCACCAGGTGCTGCTGGAGAAAACCGCGGTCTTCTACGCCGCCCTGCGATCGGCCGAGCAAGGCGGCCGCCCGGTGGAGGTATCGGAGATGATCGCCGCCAGCGGCAGGATGGCCGACGCTCCTGCATTGCCGAAAGGGATTGGCGCATGA
- the acpP gene encoding acyl carrier protein has protein sequence MSDDAIADRVRQVVAKQLKADPAKVTDDAYFVATLGADSLQSMELIAAFEDEFDIEMDEDEAVKVKTVGGAIEFIARVVAEQQR, from the coding sequence ATGTCCGACGATGCAATCGCCGATCGCGTCCGCCAGGTGGTGGCGAAGCAGCTCAAGGCCGATCCCGCCAAGGTCACCGATGACGCCTATTTCGTGGCGACCCTGGGCGCGGATTCGCTGCAGAGCATGGAGCTCATCGCCGCCTTCGAGGACGAGTTCGACATCGAGATGGACGAGGACGAGGCGGTCAAGGTCAAGACCGTCGGCGGCGCCATCGAGTTCATCGCGCGGGTGGTCGCGGAGCAGCAGCGGTAG
- a CDS encoding putative sugar nucleotidyl transferase yields MRICIFEDAKVEDLAPMNLVRPTFELRCGAVSLRERILRGYAHAGATSCRSRETGPAWPIGPRAHCYFARDHLAPVYRRVAGAPVNDPAALRGDDLLLVNGRMLALGDWPAAAGDDEIGMSGDDVAYARLSAATAEALDAPDAVTLLARARQKVKTVPAPQTLIRYPWDLIEHNGKCIEADFEALPQKGVRGEMAEMSVIYGPADRVYVAPGAQVHPLVVLDTHGGPIIIEAGAKVFPHTRIEGPSCIGPDTHIVGGKIREGCAIGPMCRVGGEVEESIIHGYSNKYHDGFLGHAYVGEGVNLGALTTNSDLKNDYGNVELYLRGELVDSGSIKVGCFIGDHTKTSIGTLFNTGTIVGVGCLILGGSEILPKYIPSFAWYYNGHVAKGGGFDAFIATARTAMGRRGVELTADDIELLRTVREMTKTERNEAIRKARR; encoded by the coding sequence ATGAGGATCTGCATATTCGAGGACGCCAAGGTCGAGGACCTGGCGCCTATGAACCTGGTGCGGCCGACCTTTGAGCTGCGCTGCGGGGCAGTCAGCTTGCGCGAGCGCATCCTGCGGGGATACGCACATGCGGGCGCGACTTCCTGTAGAAGTCGCGAAACTGGCCCCGCGTGGCCTATAGGGCCGCGCGCCCACTGCTATTTCGCGCGCGACCACCTCGCGCCCGTGTATCGGCGCGTCGCGGGGGCGCCGGTCAACGACCCGGCGGCGCTGCGCGGCGACGACTTGCTGCTGGTGAACGGGCGCATGTTGGCGCTCGGCGACTGGCCGGCGGCTGCGGGCGACGACGAGATCGGTATGTCCGGCGATGACGTCGCGTACGCGCGCCTGAGCGCCGCCACTGCGGAGGCGCTCGACGCACCGGACGCGGTGACGTTGCTGGCGCGCGCGCGGCAGAAGGTCAAGACCGTGCCCGCGCCGCAGACGCTCATCCGCTATCCCTGGGACCTCATCGAGCACAACGGCAAGTGCATCGAGGCTGATTTCGAGGCCCTGCCGCAGAAAGGCGTGCGCGGGGAAATGGCCGAGATGTCGGTGATCTACGGCCCCGCTGATCGCGTCTATGTCGCCCCCGGGGCGCAGGTGCACCCGCTGGTGGTGCTCGACACCCACGGCGGCCCGATCATCATCGAGGCGGGGGCGAAGGTCTTCCCCCACACGCGCATCGAGGGCCCCAGCTGCATCGGCCCCGACACCCACATCGTCGGCGGCAAGATCCGCGAGGGCTGCGCCATCGGCCCCATGTGCCGCGTCGGCGGCGAGGTCGAGGAGAGCATCATCCACGGTTACTCCAACAAGTATCACGACGGCTTCCTGGGGCACGCCTATGTCGGCGAGGGGGTCAACCTGGGGGCGCTCACCACCAACAGCGACCTCAAGAACGACTACGGCAACGTCGAGCTCTACCTCCGCGGCGAGCTGGTGGACTCCGGCTCGATCAAGGTCGGCTGCTTCATCGGCGACCACACCAAGACCAGCATCGGCACCCTGTTCAATACCGGCACCATCGTCGGCGTCGGCTGCCTCATCCTCGGCGGCTCCGAGATCCTGCCCAAGTACATCCCCTCCTTCGCCTGGTACTACAACGGCCACGTCGCCAAGGGCGGGGGGTTCGACGCCTTCATTGCCACCGCGCGCACCGCCATGGGGCGCCGCGGGGTCGAGCTGACCGCCGACGACATCGAGCTCTTGCGCACTGTGCGCGAGATGACCAAGACGGAGAGAAACGAAGCCATACGCAAGGCGCGCAGATAG
- a CDS encoding acetate kinase, translating to MSFVLVINCGSSSVKYRLFDMEDESALARGLIERIGEETSYISQRTAGREQGWAERVADYDEAFGHIIHHLVETPHAPLHGRAQLAAVGHRVVHGGEAFIASTVIDDEVMRAIRDTIPLAPLHNPANLAGIEIARRRFPDQPHIAVFDTAFHHAMPRQAYLYAIPYELYQEHGIRRYGFHGTSHRYAAARAAQMLGRDPADLRLITCHLGNGCSLAAIAGGTSVDTSMGMTPLEGVPMGTRSGDLDPGLFFYLGGHLNLGMAEIDDLLNKRSGLLGLSGISNDLRPIEQAAAAGDERARACLEVFAYRVKKYIGAYLAVLGGADAVVFTGGIGERSPEIRARVCAGLASLGLGLETARNQACAGEAALISAPTSAIAVLVIPSNEELLIARDALQAVSAGGGMAGER from the coding sequence ATGAGCTTCGTGCTGGTCATCAACTGCGGCAGTTCGTCGGTCAAGTACCGCTTGTTCGACATGGAGGACGAAAGCGCCCTCGCGCGCGGCCTCATCGAGCGCATCGGCGAGGAGACCTCCTACATCTCGCAGCGCACCGCGGGCCGCGAGCAGGGTTGGGCCGAGCGCGTCGCCGACTACGATGAGGCCTTCGGCCACATCATCCACCACTTGGTGGAGACGCCGCACGCGCCGCTGCATGGGCGCGCGCAGTTGGCGGCGGTGGGGCATCGCGTGGTGCACGGCGGCGAGGCCTTCATCGCCTCGACGGTGATTGACGACGAGGTGATGCGTGCCATCCGCGACACCATCCCGCTCGCGCCCCTGCACAACCCCGCCAACCTCGCCGGCATCGAGATCGCCCGCCGGCGCTTCCCCGACCAGCCCCACATCGCGGTGTTCGATACCGCTTTCCATCACGCCATGCCGCGCCAGGCCTATCTCTACGCCATCCCCTACGAGCTCTACCAGGAGCACGGCATCCGCCGCTACGGGTTCCACGGCACCTCCCACCGCTACGCGGCGGCACGGGCGGCGCAGATGCTGGGCCGCGACCCCGCCGACCTGCGGCTCATCACCTGCCACCTCGGCAACGGCTGCAGCCTCGCCGCCATCGCCGGCGGCACGTCGGTGGACACCAGCATGGGCATGACTCCGCTCGAGGGGGTGCCGATGGGCACGCGCTCGGGTGACCTCGACCCGGGGCTGTTCTTCTACCTGGGGGGGCACCTGAATCTGGGCATGGCCGAGATTGATGACCTGCTCAATAAGCGCAGCGGCCTGCTGGGGCTGTCCGGCATCAGCAACGACCTGCGCCCCATCGAGCAGGCCGCGGCCGCGGGCGACGAGCGCGCGAGGGCGTGCCTGGAGGTCTTCGCCTACCGCGTGAAGAAGTATATCGGGGCCTACTTGGCGGTGCTGGGCGGGGCCGACGCGGTGGTCTTCACCGGCGGCATCGGCGAGCGCTCGCCCGAGATCCGCGCCCGCGTCTGCGCCGGGCTGGCGAGCCTGGGCCTGGGGCTGGAGACGGCGCGCAATCAGGCGTGCGCGGGCGAGGCGGCGCTCATCAGCGCGCCGACCAGCGCCATCGCCGTGCTCGTGATTCCATCGAATGAGGAGCTGCTCATCGCCCGCGACGCCCTGCAGGCGGTGTCCGCCGGCGGCGGGATGGCGGGCGAGCGATAG